The Aurantiacibacter gangjinensis genome includes a region encoding these proteins:
- a CDS encoding isopenicillin N synthase family dioxygenase — MTDIASISLARPLGDIADELGRSFAEYGFAIVRNHTIPQDLIDRAEELAKAFFELPEDVKRSYKIEGSAGARGYTPFGTEIAKDAAVHDLKEFWHVGRALPEGHPLARFMPPNVWPAELPEFRDVFERLFTEFENTGDKVLRAIAIHLGQPEDYFTSPVEDGNSVMRLLHYPPLGDAAPEGAIRAAAHGDINTITLLLGAEEAGLELLDKQGNWVPVSPPKGALAVNVGDMLERLTNGRLRSTTHRVVNPAGEAARRSRYSMPFFLHFRPDFRIEALEQCVSEGETPPEPILAEDFLQQRLREIGLA, encoded by the coding sequence ATGACCGACATCGCTTCCATCTCGCTTGCCCGCCCGCTTGGCGACATTGCCGACGAGCTTGGCCGCAGCTTTGCCGAATACGGCTTTGCCATCGTGCGCAACCATACCATCCCGCAAGATTTGATCGACCGGGCGGAAGAACTGGCGAAGGCGTTCTTCGAATTGCCCGAAGATGTGAAGCGGTCCTACAAGATCGAGGGCAGCGCGGGTGCGCGCGGCTACACGCCGTTCGGCACCGAGATCGCCAAGGATGCGGCAGTGCATGACCTCAAGGAGTTCTGGCATGTCGGGCGCGCGCTGCCCGAAGGCCACCCGCTCGCCAGGTTCATGCCGCCCAATGTTTGGCCCGCTGAATTGCCCGAATTTCGCGACGTGTTCGAGCGCCTGTTTACCGAGTTCGAGAATACCGGCGACAAGGTGCTGCGCGCCATCGCCATCCATCTCGGCCAGCCGGAGGACTATTTCACCTCTCCGGTGGAGGATGGCAATTCGGTGATGCGGCTGCTGCATTACCCGCCGCTAGGCGACGCCGCGCCTGAGGGCGCGATCCGTGCCGCCGCGCATGGCGATATCAATACCATCACGCTTCTGTTGGGGGCCGAGGAAGCCGGGCTGGAACTGCTCGACAAGCAAGGCAATTGGGTGCCCGTATCGCCGCCCAAGGGTGCGTTGGCGGTCAACGTGGGCGACATGCTGGAGCGGCTGACCAATGGCCGCTTGCGTTCCACCACGCACCGCGTCGTCAATCCGGCGGGCGAGGCTGCGCGCCGCTCGCGTTATTCCATGCCGTTCTTCCTGCATTTCCGCCCCGATTTCCGGATCGAGGCGCTGGAGCAATGCGTGTCGGAGGGCGAGACGCCGCCCGAGCCGATCCTGGCAGAGGATTTCCTGCAACAACGCCTGCGCGAAATCGGCCTCGCCTGA
- a CDS encoding TonB-dependent receptor, with translation MQIRYLLAASVASLATAAMLPQAAQAQQITSGIQGNVTDTNGNAVSGASVTVTDTRTDSVRTTDVDSDGSFRVENLPSGGPYTVTVTAPGFEGQSVENQFITISGNTAYTFELAGGATAGSENFIVVTAARANVQQLAVGPGLAFGADTLEDFPSITRDIRDVIRIDPRVSLDRDNEVDRISCLGGNDRGNTFTVDGIVQADVFGLNGTPFAARNALPLPFDVIGETSVEFAPFDVEYSDFTGCLVNVVTKSGSNRFTGTAFFNYRDSGMRGDSIAGDDFSVDEFEELRWGATLGGPIIPDRLFFYAGYEETDLGDANDFGPIGSNLPNEADFVDLDQFNRFSQIARDVYGQETGPYPSTLAEASVRYFGRLDAYITDDHRLEATYQRLEETNVESDFGGSNLTGLNSFEDEGTISNYYSLRYFGQWSDVISTEIRLSRAEVDDQQGPVGGGEAQSDNPIPRLVVGVSQPAFDEDGNPLFDDNGARIFDNGVLSTGPGISRSANQLNTRIDQARFQVNLNLDDHQVKLGAEVNDLEVFNLFAINATGSLYFSNLDDFEAGILSQGFEFFPNADEVVEGEAYGADINAAPGGDINNAAAAFGRRIWSIYAQDEWQATDLLNLTAGVRVQFYEGDAPRENPNFIDRYGFSNAFSFSDLDPLILPRLAATYELDNEGFFSNTSITGGVGRFAGGDPIVYFSNAFSNNGFSTGLGTSVFCDTRPTDVVQNGSFTGFPQCVIDSGAETAERGLADTQSTDPDFQIPSVWRANLGIATDVGTPGGFFSDWRMNLDYIYSRYVDTLNFVDLSQTPNILEGINGFTVDGRPILAAIDPTNPFCNATLVGTGGTPPTYENVSSACFRLEDAAGDPILDRRDRVQFVGRDDEIQLTNGPSYNSHTASILLSKRFDGGVFTPGGSTFVRFGYAWTDSSNNRNVGSSTATSSFDRSAAFDRQNPAISTSNYETRHNFTAAVSLREEFFEDYATRLGVFFAARAGRPYSLTFDGGGVFADSSSGNDNALLYIPTGLDDPNLSPLSDPAAVDSLLSYLRFGDGAETCDFTPGETIRRNTCENNWYFDMDFRLSQELPFLASLAGIAEDRVELFVDFDNFLNAIDDRANVFRRRGGGDQTVPLVRGRVDDQGRYIIDRFNPDDENFVSSSASIWKIQFGVRYEF, from the coding sequence ATGCAAATCCGGTATCTTCTCGCGGCAAGCGTCGCGAGCCTCGCTACCGCTGCCATGCTGCCGCAGGCCGCACAGGCACAGCAGATCACCTCGGGCATTCAGGGCAATGTCACCGACACCAACGGCAACGCCGTTTCCGGTGCCAGCGTTACCGTCACCGACACGCGTACCGACAGCGTGCGTACCACCGATGTCGATTCGGACGGTTCGTTCCGCGTCGAAAACCTGCCCTCGGGCGGTCCGTACACCGTCACCGTGACGGCTCCCGGCTTTGAAGGCCAGTCGGTCGAGAACCAGTTCATTACCATTTCGGGCAACACGGCTTACACGTTCGAACTGGCCGGCGGCGCGACCGCAGGGTCGGAGAACTTCATCGTTGTGACCGCGGCGCGCGCCAATGTGCAGCAGCTTGCCGTCGGCCCGGGCCTCGCTTTCGGCGCCGATACGCTGGAAGACTTCCCTTCCATTACGCGCGACATTCGCGATGTGATCCGCATCGACCCGCGCGTCAGCCTCGACCGCGACAACGAAGTCGATCGCATCTCCTGCCTCGGCGGTAACGACCGCGGCAACACCTTTACCGTCGACGGCATCGTGCAGGCCGACGTGTTCGGCCTGAACGGCACCCCGTTCGCCGCGCGTAACGCCCTGCCGCTGCCTTTCGACGTAATCGGCGAGACCTCGGTCGAGTTCGCGCCGTTCGACGTTGAATATTCCGACTTCACCGGCTGTCTTGTCAACGTCGTGACGAAGTCCGGCTCCAACCGCTTCACCGGCACCGCCTTCTTCAACTACCGCGATAGCGGCATGCGCGGCGATTCCATCGCCGGAGACGATTTCTCGGTCGACGAGTTCGAAGAGCTGCGCTGGGGTGCGACTCTTGGCGGCCCGATCATTCCCGATCGCCTGTTCTTCTACGCGGGCTATGAAGAAACCGACCTTGGCGATGCAAACGATTTCGGCCCCATCGGTTCGAACCTGCCTAACGAGGCAGACTTCGTCGATCTCGACCAGTTCAACCGCTTCTCGCAGATTGCGCGCGACGTGTACGGCCAGGAAACCGGCCCCTATCCCAGCACACTTGCTGAGGCCTCGGTTCGCTATTTCGGCCGTTTGGATGCCTACATCACGGACGACCACCGCCTGGAAGCGACCTATCAGCGCCTCGAAGAAACAAATGTGGAAAGCGATTTCGGCGGCAGCAACCTCACCGGCCTGAACTCCTTTGAGGACGAAGGCACCATCTCCAACTATTATTCGCTGCGCTATTTCGGCCAGTGGTCGGACGTAATCAGCACGGAAATCCGCCTGAGCCGCGCCGAAGTCGACGACCAGCAGGGCCCCGTCGGCGGCGGTGAAGCCCAGTCCGACAATCCGATCCCGCGCCTTGTCGTCGGCGTATCGCAGCCTGCCTTCGACGAGGATGGCAACCCGCTCTTCGACGATAATGGCGCGCGCATTTTCGACAATGGCGTGCTCAGCACCGGCCCGGGTATCTCCCGTTCGGCCAACCAGCTCAACACTCGCATCGACCAGGCTCGTTTCCAGGTGAACCTGAACCTCGACGATCACCAGGTAAAGCTGGGCGCCGAAGTCAACGACCTTGAAGTGTTCAACCTGTTCGCCATCAACGCGACCGGTTCGCTCTACTTCTCCAATCTCGACGATTTCGAAGCCGGCATCCTGTCGCAGGGCTTCGAGTTCTTCCCGAATGCCGATGAAGTTGTCGAAGGCGAAGCCTACGGTGCCGATATCAATGCGGCCCCGGGCGGCGACATCAACAATGCAGCAGCCGCTTTCGGTCGCCGCATCTGGTCGATCTATGCCCAGGACGAGTGGCAGGCGACCGACCTTCTGAATCTGACCGCCGGTGTGCGTGTCCAGTTCTACGAAGGCGACGCCCCGCGCGAGAACCCCAACTTCATCGACCGCTACGGTTTCAGCAACGCGTTCTCCTTCAGCGATCTTGATCCGCTGATCCTGCCGCGTCTTGCTGCTACCTACGAGCTGGACAATGAAGGCTTCTTCTCGAACACCTCCATCACCGGCGGTGTCGGTCGTTTCGCCGGTGGCGATCCGATCGTGTACTTCTCGAACGCTTTCTCGAATAATGGCTTCTCGACCGGCCTCGGCACTTCGGTGTTCTGCGACACGCGGCCTACCGACGTCGTGCAGAACGGCTCGTTCACCGGCTTCCCGCAGTGTGTCATCGACTCCGGTGCGGAAACTGCCGAGCGCGGCCTGGCCGATACGCAATCGACCGATCCGGACTTCCAGATCCCCAGCGTGTGGCGTGCCAACCTCGGCATCGCGACCGATGTGGGCACGCCGGGTGGCTTCTTCAGCGACTGGCGGATGAACCTGGATTACATCTACAGCCGCTATGTCGACACGCTGAACTTCGTCGATCTGTCGCAGACGCCGAACATTCTCGAAGGTATCAATGGCTTTACCGTAGACGGTCGTCCGATCCTGGCAGCCATCGACCCGACCAACCCGTTCTGTAACGCGACACTGGTGGGCACGGGCGGCACGCCGCCTACCTACGAAAACGTGAGCTCGGCCTGTTTCCGCTTGGAAGATGCCGCTGGCGATCCGATCCTGGACCGTCGTGACCGCGTGCAGTTCGTTGGTCGTGACGATGAAATCCAGCTGACCAACGGCCCGTCCTACAACAGCCACACGGCTTCGATCCTGCTGTCCAAGCGGTTCGATGGCGGCGTGTTCACACCGGGCGGCAGCACCTTCGTCCGCTTCGGCTATGCCTGGACGGACAGCTCGAACAACCGCAATGTCGGCAGCTCGACGGCAACGTCGTCCTTCGACCGTTCGGCAGCGTTCGATCGCCAGAACCCGGCCATCAGCACCTCCAACTACGAAACGCGCCACAACTTCACCGCTGCGGTGTCGCTGCGTGAGGAGTTCTTCGAGGATTACGCGACCCGCCTGGGCGTGTTCTTCGCGGCTCGTGCCGGCCGTCCGTACAGCCTGACTTTCGATGGCGGTGGTGTGTTTGCAGATAGCTCGTCGGGTAACGACAATGCGCTGCTCTACATCCCAACAGGTCTGGACGATCCGAACCTGTCGCCGCTCAGCGATCCGGCAGCTGTCGATAGCCTACTGAGCTACCTTCGCTTCGGCGACGGTGCAGAAACCTGCGACTTCACGCCGGGTGAAACGATCCGTCGTAACACCTGCGAAAACAACTGGTATTTCGACATGGACTTCCGCCTGAGCCAGGAACTGCCGTTCCTCGCCTCGCTGGCAGGCATTGCCGAAGACCGCGTGGAGCTGTTTGTCGACTTCGACAACTTCCTCAACGCCATCGACGACCGCGCAAACGTGTTCCGTCGTCGCGGCGGCGGTGACCAGACGGTTCCGCTGGTGCGTGGCCGTGTGGATGACCAGGGCCGTTACATCATCGACCGCTTCAACCCGGACGATGAGAACTTCGTCAGCAGCTCTGCCTCGATCTGGAAGATCCAGTTCGGCGTTCGCTACGAGTTCTGA
- a CDS encoding bifunctional metallophosphatase/5'-nucleotidase produces the protein MNTRLLAALATGTALAGCVHADLPESASAPVEFQILALNDFHGHLELPARPESFLDGDDLREARLGGAAQLAATLSALREENSVTIAAGDLIGASPLISALFLDEPTIAALNVAGLDIASVGNHEFDRGTQELRRIQDGGCEQYTARQPCAVEPYGGADFQYLAGNVVGENGETFFPGTSMRDIGGMQVGFIGLTLKDTPNLVADSATAGYAFLDEAQTANALAADLTARGADTVVLIIHEGAYGPQRHTLGACPQLSGPLVPIVEQLNASISVVASGHTHNSYVCRVDSADGAPRILTSAGRYGAFVTDIALTFDREAGRITTLSGENIPVDARHGDDAEAGAIVARYAEAVGPVANRAVGTIAGEQVFGPDCGDTPAQGFLADSYLFAANSAADETEVDFALVNSGGVRADLSSADDGVLTYGELAAMAPFSNTLMAQRFSGEQVLRLLEQQVCEEGGVVGRCDSALIPSANFRYAFDLSQPAGERVTSALLDGEPIVPEDSYVIVTNNFLQGGGDGFSVFTEAPVLANFGVDLDWLEAYAASAPLQVPVCGRVRGIDADI, from the coding sequence ATGAATACCAGACTGCTCGCTGCCCTCGCCACCGGAACCGCACTTGCCGGATGCGTCCATGCCGATTTGCCGGAAAGCGCCTCTGCTCCGGTGGAATTCCAGATACTGGCGCTCAACGATTTTCACGGTCATCTCGAACTGCCTGCGCGGCCCGAAAGCTTTCTCGATGGCGACGACCTGCGAGAGGCCCGTCTCGGCGGCGCAGCACAGCTGGCCGCAACGCTCTCTGCCCTCCGCGAGGAAAACAGCGTCACTATCGCGGCAGGCGATTTGATCGGGGCTAGCCCGCTTATCTCCGCCCTATTCCTCGATGAGCCTACCATCGCAGCACTCAATGTCGCCGGGCTCGACATCGCTTCGGTCGGCAATCACGAATTCGACCGCGGCACGCAGGAACTACGACGCATTCAGGATGGTGGCTGCGAGCAATACACTGCGCGCCAGCCTTGCGCGGTCGAACCCTATGGCGGCGCGGACTTCCAGTATCTCGCCGGCAATGTGGTGGGTGAGAATGGCGAAACCTTTTTCCCTGGCACCAGCATGCGCGACATTGGCGGGATGCAGGTCGGCTTTATCGGGCTGACCCTCAAAGACACGCCCAACCTCGTCGCCGATAGCGCCACCGCCGGATATGCATTCTTGGACGAAGCGCAGACGGCAAACGCGCTCGCCGCCGACCTGACGGCGCGCGGCGCCGATACGGTGGTGCTTATCATCCATGAAGGCGCTTACGGCCCGCAGCGCCATACGCTCGGTGCATGTCCGCAGCTCAGCGGCCCGCTCGTTCCAATCGTGGAGCAGCTCAATGCCAGCATTTCGGTGGTGGCATCGGGTCACACCCACAATTCCTATGTCTGCCGGGTCGATAGCGCGGACGGCGCACCGCGCATCCTGACATCTGCCGGGCGGTATGGCGCTTTCGTCACCGACATTGCGCTGACATTCGATCGCGAGGCGGGCCGCATCACCACGCTCTCGGGCGAGAACATCCCGGTGGATGCTCGCCATGGCGACGATGCCGAGGCGGGAGCCATCGTCGCCCGCTATGCCGAGGCGGTCGGGCCGGTCGCGAACCGCGCGGTCGGCACGATTGCGGGCGAGCAGGTTTTCGGGCCCGACTGCGGGGACACGCCCGCACAAGGCTTTCTGGCCGACAGCTATCTGTTCGCGGCCAACAGCGCCGCAGACGAGACGGAGGTCGATTTCGCGCTCGTCAATTCGGGCGGTGTGCGCGCCGATCTTTCCAGCGCGGATGACGGTGTGCTGACCTATGGCGAGCTGGCCGCGATGGCCCCATTCTCTAACACGCTCATGGCGCAGCGCTTCTCCGGCGAGCAAGTGCTACGGCTGCTGGAGCAGCAAGTTTGCGAAGAAGGCGGCGTGGTGGGGCGATGCGACAGCGCGCTGATCCCGTCCGCCAACTTTCGCTACGCTTTCGACCTTTCGCAGCCTGCGGGCGAGCGCGTGACTAGCGCCCTTCTCGACGGCGAACCGATTGTGCCTGAAGACAGCTATGTGATCGTCACCAATAACTTCCTGCAGGGCGGCGGCGACGGGTTCTCCGTCTTCACCGAAGCGCCCGTGCTGGCGAATTTTGGCGTCGATCTGGACTGGCTGGAAGCCTATGCCGCCTCCGCGCCCTTGCAAGTGCCCGTCTGTGGCCGCGTGCGCGGTATTGACGCGGATATCTAG
- a CDS encoding AMP nucleosidase — MTTTVDKIDAILDELEALYDASCKNLTDALARFASERVTPDSAAREGGMFAYPQLTVRYQNDENQHYPARAYARLNQTGSYSSSIANPKLFRPYLKEQLTHLVRDYPVEVETGLSSDEIPYQYVLDSSALDIQAINSAELTRHFPSSDLVKIGDEVADGAWFSDDPDHRPLALFDALRTDFSLARLRHYSGTPAEHFQRYVLFTNYIRYVEEFIDYALAELVDPGSRYESFSAPGVHLTKDDLENARARVVAGTWRKHQMPAYHLTAKDGSGVTLVNIGVGPSNAKTICDHIAVLRPEVWLMIGHCGGLRPSQTIGDYVLAHAYLRDDNVLDNAIPPEIPIPPIAEVQTAMFDAALNVTGDSEDELKSRLRTGTVVTTDDRNWELHYTRSALRFNQSRAVAIDMESATVAAQGYRFRVPYGTLLCVSDKPLHGEIKLPGQANSFYERSVSQHLRIGIETLALLNEQEGDFHSRKLRSFDEPPLR, encoded by the coding sequence ATGACGACCACGGTCGACAAGATCGATGCCATTCTGGATGAGCTTGAGGCGCTGTACGATGCCTCCTGCAAGAACCTCACCGATGCACTGGCGCGCTTTGCCAGCGAGCGCGTCACGCCCGACAGCGCGGCGCGTGAGGGCGGCATGTTTGCCTACCCCCAGCTGACCGTGCGCTATCAGAATGACGAGAACCAGCACTACCCGGCGCGTGCCTATGCGCGGCTCAACCAGACCGGCAGCTACAGTTCCTCTATCGCCAATCCCAAGCTGTTCCGCCCGTACCTGAAAGAGCAGCTGACGCATCTGGTGCGCGATTATCCGGTCGAGGTGGAAACCGGCTTGTCTTCGGACGAAATCCCCTACCAGTACGTGCTCGACAGTTCGGCGCTCGATATCCAGGCGATCAACAGTGCCGAGCTGACGCGCCATTTTCCATCCAGCGACCTCGTAAAGATCGGGGACGAAGTGGCCGACGGCGCGTGGTTCAGCGACGATCCGGATCACCGCCCGCTGGCATTGTTCGATGCGTTGCGCACCGATTTCAGCCTGGCGCGGCTGCGGCATTATTCCGGCACGCCGGCGGAGCATTTCCAGCGCTACGTGCTGTTCACGAACTATATCCGCTACGTTGAGGAATTCATCGATTATGCGCTGGCCGAGCTTGTTGATCCCGGCAGCCGGTACGAGAGCTTTTCCGCACCCGGCGTGCATTTGACGAAGGACGATCTGGAAAACGCCCGCGCGCGCGTGGTGGCGGGCACGTGGCGCAAGCACCAGATGCCAGCCTATCACCTCACCGCGAAGGATGGCAGCGGGGTCACGCTCGTCAATATCGGCGTCGGTCCGTCCAATGCGAAGACGATCTGCGACCACATTGCCGTGTTGCGACCTGAAGTGTGGCTGATGATCGGCCATTGCGGCGGACTGCGCCCCAGCCAGACCATCGGCGACTATGTGCTCGCCCACGCCTATCTGCGCGACGACAACGTGCTGGACAATGCCATCCCGCCGGAAATCCCGATCCCGCCGATTGCCGAAGTGCAGACGGCCATGTTCGATGCGGCGCTGAACGTGACGGGCGATAGCGAGGACGAGCTGAAAAGCCGCCTGCGCACCGGCACTGTCGTGACCACGGACGACCGCAACTGGGAATTGCACTACACACGCTCCGCCTTGCGCTTCAACCAGAGCCGCGCGGTCGCGATCGACATGGAATCCGCCACCGTCGCGGCACAGGGCTACCGCTTCCGCGTGCCCTACGGCACCCTGCTATGCGTGTCGGACAAGCCGCTGCATGGCGAAATCAAGCTGCCCGGGCAGGCGAACAGTTTCTACGAACGCTCGGTCAGCCAGCATTTGCGCATCGGCATCGAGACGCTGGCGTTACTGAACGAGCAAGAAGGCGACTTCCACAGCCGCAAGCTGCGCAGCTTCGACGAGCCGCCGCTTCGGTAA
- a CDS encoding S1/P1 nuclease — protein MIRKIAFSFAAASLVSATPAAAWGPTGHRVSADIAAENIDGRTRAEIEAIMGHEGLPEGSTWPDEQRSNPEAFWQEEAGPFHYVTLPDGVSAEQLEHPPEGDAATALERFTAVLRDDAATREDKQRALRFVVHLVSDLHMPLHVGNGTDRGGNDVVVDWFDERTNLHWVWDEGMILRQHLSFTEYSERLQQRITPEQTIAWWDADPVTWMDESAELRDQVYPEYGRETGFGTRDIPVILRYDYHWRWMPTVEHRLAQSGIRLAAYLDWVFADEG, from the coding sequence ATGATCCGCAAAATCGCTTTTTCGTTTGCCGCTGCCAGCCTCGTCTCTGCCACGCCTGCCGCTGCCTGGGGGCCGACCGGCCACCGCGTCAGCGCCGATATTGCCGCCGAGAATATCGACGGGCGCACCCGCGCCGAGATCGAGGCGATCATGGGCCATGAAGGCCTGCCCGAAGGCAGCACCTGGCCGGACGAGCAGCGATCCAATCCCGAGGCATTCTGGCAGGAAGAGGCAGGGCCGTTCCACTACGTAACGCTGCCCGATGGCGTGTCGGCGGAGCAGCTGGAGCACCCGCCCGAGGGCGATGCCGCCACCGCGCTGGAGCGTTTCACCGCGGTGTTGCGAGACGATGCGGCCACGCGCGAGGACAAGCAGCGCGCCTTGCGCTTTGTCGTGCACCTCGTGTCCGACCTGCACATGCCGTTGCATGTCGGTAACGGCACGGATCGCGGCGGCAACGATGTGGTCGTAGACTGGTTCGACGAGCGCACCAATTTGCACTGGGTGTGGGATGAGGGGATGATCCTGCGCCAGCACCTCTCATTCACTGAATATTCCGAACGCCTGCAGCAACGCATTACGCCAGAGCAGACCATCGCCTGGTGGGATGCCGATCCGGTGACATGGATGGATGAAAGCGCCGAACTGCGCGATCAGGTCTATCCGGAATACGGCCGGGAAACAGGTTTCGGTACGCGCGACATCCCCGTGATCCTGCGCTATGACTATCATTGGCGGTGGATGCCGACGGTCGAGCATCGCCTCGCGCAATCGGGCATCAGGCTGGCTGCCTATCTTGACTGGGTGTTCGCCGACGAAGGCTGA
- a CDS encoding acyltransferase family protein yields the protein MCSQNAHLKYRPEIDGLRALAVLPVVLFHAHVPGFSGGFVGVDIFFVISGFLITSIVAEEINDGRFSLVRFYERRIRRIVPALVLVSIACLPFAWAWMLPEEFADFGLSLIAVNLFVSNILFWQEASYFGNAAEFKPMLHTWTLAVEEQFYIFFPLLLILLRKASRRLTAGVIFFGIVVSCALAQWATWASPVAGFYLLPTRAFELGIGAFIYLTVGAKPITCGDRLAELGSLLGLSAIVGSIVLMTKTTPFPSVWTLIPTVGASLIIIFCREGTWVWRLLTIRFVVLIGLVSYSFYLWHQPLFAFARIRLAGDVPEWLFFTLSLVSLMLAYLSWRYVEAPFRRRASSSDLHFSRRQIFAGAIISAAALIGFGGLAVATHGLPQRAADPTVAALLSDRLRPNHGLASVCSQFQPDNPQCRTSGEPTVAVWGDSFAMHNVVALIETLPSNESIIQITQQVCGPILATAPLQAPTYTETFAQMCVARNDRALETIESYPSIRTVVLASPLRTYFEQGFYVNDRLVPPNREILASQIIATMDVIEATGRKAVFIEPPPRDGSDMGSCLARATWFGEELATCNISSVASAAYDRQVTDVIDMIEDHHDVIRTRDALCDSQVCTVSRGDTFFYRDASHLSVEGSRELGRMLNLGERVIADSGSRAETEDAQ from the coding sequence ATGTGTTCGCAGAACGCTCACCTGAAGTATAGGCCAGAGATCGATGGTCTGCGGGCGCTAGCGGTATTGCCAGTAGTGCTCTTTCACGCGCATGTTCCAGGGTTTTCTGGAGGTTTCGTTGGCGTAGATATCTTCTTCGTCATCTCAGGCTTTCTCATAACCTCCATTGTGGCTGAAGAGATCAATGACGGGCGCTTTTCACTTGTCCGTTTTTACGAGCGGCGAATTCGTCGGATCGTGCCAGCGCTCGTCTTGGTGTCAATAGCATGTCTGCCTTTTGCGTGGGCATGGATGTTGCCGGAAGAGTTTGCTGACTTTGGACTCAGTCTCATTGCCGTCAATCTATTCGTCTCAAATATTTTGTTTTGGCAGGAGGCTAGCTACTTCGGTAATGCTGCGGAGTTTAAGCCAATGCTACATACGTGGACATTGGCGGTGGAAGAACAGTTCTACATATTTTTTCCGTTGCTTTTGATCCTCTTGAGAAAAGCCTCACGACGATTGACAGCGGGGGTTATATTCTTTGGCATCGTGGTTAGCTGTGCGCTCGCGCAATGGGCGACTTGGGCGTCTCCTGTCGCCGGGTTCTACTTATTGCCGACTCGAGCGTTCGAATTGGGAATTGGAGCATTTATCTATCTGACTGTCGGTGCCAAACCCATCACGTGTGGCGACCGGCTTGCCGAATTAGGAAGTCTCTTAGGGCTGAGCGCGATCGTTGGTTCTATAGTCCTTATGACTAAGACTACTCCCTTTCCCAGCGTTTGGACGTTAATTCCGACCGTCGGAGCGTCATTGATCATCATATTCTGTCGCGAAGGCACATGGGTGTGGCGGCTGTTGACGATCCGATTTGTGGTGCTGATCGGACTAGTCAGCTACAGCTTTTACCTTTGGCACCAACCTCTCTTCGCTTTTGCACGGATAAGGTTAGCAGGTGACGTGCCAGAATGGCTTTTCTTTACTCTTTCTTTAGTAAGCCTAATGCTGGCTTATCTATCATGGCGATATGTCGAGGCGCCTTTTCGACGTCGAGCAAGTTCCAGTGATTTACACTTCTCTCGCAGGCAGATTTTCGCTGGCGCTATAATCTCCGCTGCTGCATTGATAGGCTTCGGAGGTTTAGCGGTTGCTACCCATGGACTGCCGCAAAGAGCGGCCGATCCCACGGTTGCCGCGCTTCTTTCAGATCGCTTACGTCCAAATCATGGACTGGCATCTGTATGCTCACAGTTTCAGCCCGACAATCCACAGTGCCGGACTTCTGGCGAACCTACAGTTGCAGTATGGGGAGACTCATTTGCCATGCACAACGTGGTCGCGCTGATAGAAACTCTTCCGTCGAACGAATCAATCATCCAGATCACGCAACAGGTTTGCGGTCCGATCCTAGCCACCGCTCCCTTACAGGCTCCGACCTATACCGAAACCTTTGCGCAGATGTGCGTCGCGCGAAACGATCGCGCCCTCGAGACAATAGAAAGCTATCCATCGATACGGACAGTGGTGCTCGCTTCGCCGCTCAGAACCTATTTTGAGCAAGGCTTCTATGTAAATGATCGCTTAGTTCCGCCTAACAGAGAAATTCTTGCCTCACAGATCATTGCGACAATGGATGTGATCGAGGCGACAGGGCGTAAAGCCGTGTTTATCGAGCCCCCGCCACGCGATGGTAGTGACATGGGCAGCTGTCTTGCGCGTGCTACATGGTTTGGTGAGGAACTCGCTACTTGCAATATCAGCAGCGTCGCGAGCGCCGCTTATGACCGTCAGGTCACCGATGTGATTGATATGATTGAAGATCATCACGATGTAATTCGCACACGTGACGCCTTGTGCGACTCCCAGGTTTGTACCGTATCACGCGGGGATACCTTCTTCTATCGCGACGCATCTCATCTCTCGGTCGAGGGATCCAGAGAGTTGGGGCGTATGCTTAATCTTGGGGAGCGCGTGATCGCAGATTCCGGTTCTCGTGCGGAGACCGAGGACGCGCAGTAG